One part of the Candidatus Tumulicola sp. genome encodes these proteins:
- a CDS encoding VOC family protein has protein sequence MQKARITRAYKPRLDALRRGTDVKVQLGAVWHFSLAVRDPEKSAQFWTKNFDLHEMFRSDEAIALTNDAIIIGFFKGTPHPDTIDHMSFHLDSMRALHEALEMLKKNGVELEDPGNEIGPTAPGSPHMGLWFHDPDGYRWELSVQNGARER, from the coding sequence GTGCAGAAAGCTCGCATCACCCGCGCGTACAAGCCGCGACTTGATGCGTTACGAAGAGGTACGGACGTGAAAGTACAACTTGGCGCGGTCTGGCATTTCAGCCTTGCCGTCAGAGACCCGGAGAAGAGCGCGCAGTTTTGGACCAAGAACTTCGATCTGCATGAAATGTTCCGGTCCGATGAGGCCATCGCGCTGACGAACGACGCAATTATCATCGGGTTCTTCAAAGGCACACCACATCCGGACACGATTGACCACATGTCGTTTCACCTCGACAGTATGCGCGCGCTACACGAAGCGCTCGAGATGCTGAAGAAAAACGGCGTAGAACTGGAAGATCCCGGCAACGAGATCGGCCCCACAGCGCCGGGCTCGCCGCATATGGGCCTGTGGTTTCACGATCCGGACGGGTATCGCTGGGAGCTCTCGGTTCAGAACGGTGCCCGCGAGCGCTAA
- a CDS encoding O-acetylhomoserine aminocarboxypropyltransferase/cysteine synthase family protein has protein sequence MTQDRSFGFSTRALHAGTPPDPATGARAAPLYMSSSFVFDSAEHARELFSLRSYGTIYSRISNPTVAAFEEKIASLEGGLGAVATASGQAAQLITVLTLAQAGDHLVASANLYGGTITQFTVTFKRLGIDVTFVPNGAPEAMAAAIRPNTKAMFVEVIGNPLGNVADISALADVAHRAGVPLIVDNTFASPYLCRPIEHGADIVLHSATKYLSGNGTLIGGVIVESGKFRWAERHPLVSAPSPAYHGMNFTETFGEFAFLCRARLEVLRDVGASMSPMNAWLLILGLETLAVRMKAHVENAEQVARYLENHDAVAWVKYAGLPSSPQRTLAQKYLPKGAGSIFTFGVRGGREAAVRFIEALEIWSHLANVGDAKSLVIHPASTTHQQLTDEEMAAAGITPDMVRLSVGLEDVDDLIWDLERGLQAAKSGAALAGALS, from the coding sequence ATGACCCAAGATCGTTCGTTTGGTTTCTCGACCCGGGCGCTCCACGCGGGAACGCCGCCCGACCCCGCCACCGGCGCGCGCGCGGCACCGCTCTACATGAGCTCGAGCTTCGTCTTCGACTCCGCCGAACACGCTCGCGAGCTGTTCTCGCTGCGCAGCTACGGCACGATCTACAGCCGCATTTCCAACCCAACGGTCGCCGCCTTTGAAGAGAAGATCGCCAGCCTTGAAGGCGGCCTGGGCGCCGTCGCGACCGCTTCCGGACAAGCGGCCCAGCTCATCACCGTTTTGACGCTTGCGCAGGCTGGCGACCATCTCGTCGCTTCGGCCAATCTGTACGGCGGCACAATCACGCAATTCACGGTCACGTTCAAACGCTTGGGCATCGACGTCACCTTCGTGCCCAACGGCGCGCCGGAAGCCATGGCGGCCGCGATCCGTCCGAATACGAAAGCGATGTTCGTCGAGGTGATCGGCAACCCGCTCGGCAACGTGGCCGATATTTCGGCTTTGGCAGATGTCGCGCATCGCGCGGGCGTGCCGCTCATCGTCGACAATACTTTCGCCTCTCCGTACCTATGCCGGCCCATCGAGCACGGCGCGGATATCGTTCTGCATTCCGCCACGAAGTATCTAAGCGGCAACGGCACGCTCATCGGCGGCGTCATCGTCGAATCCGGCAAGTTCCGGTGGGCTGAGCGCCACCCGCTGGTCAGCGCTCCAAGCCCCGCGTATCACGGCATGAATTTCACGGAGACGTTCGGCGAGTTCGCATTCCTGTGCCGGGCGCGCCTTGAAGTGCTGCGCGACGTCGGCGCGAGCATGTCGCCGATGAACGCATGGCTGCTGATCCTCGGACTCGAGACGCTAGCCGTCAGGATGAAGGCGCACGTCGAGAACGCCGAACAGGTCGCGCGCTATCTCGAGAATCACGATGCCGTCGCATGGGTCAAGTACGCCGGCCTGCCTTCCAGCCCGCAGCGAACTCTTGCGCAGAAATATCTGCCCAAGGGCGCCGGGTCGATCTTCACGTTCGGCGTGCGTGGCGGGCGAGAGGCCGCCGTGCGCTTCATCGAGGCGCTCGAGATATGGAGTCATCTCGCCAACGTCGGCGATGCCAAGAGTCTCGTCATCCACCCGGCCTCCACGACGCACCAGCAACTCACCGATGAAGAAATGGCCGCGGCGGGCATCACCCCGGACATGGTCCGGCTTTCCGTGGGGCTCGAGGACGTCGACGATCTGATCTGGGATCTCGAACGAGGCCTGCAGGCCGCGAAGAGCGGCGCGGCGCTCGCCGGCGCGCTGTCGTGA
- a CDS encoding CoA-binding protein — protein MILTTPSQRRDLQARSKKVAMVGASANPTRPSYFVFRYLRTHGFDVRPVNPAYKEVDGLKSYASLAQYAEENGPPDIVDVFRKPEHTPQVARDAVSVGAKAIWFQYGVINQEAIRIADDAGLDVVVDRCMKVEHARFAGGLSVAGMNSGVLSSKRSPIVP, from the coding sequence GTGATCCTCACCACGCCGTCCCAGCGGCGCGACTTGCAAGCGCGCAGCAAGAAGGTCGCCATGGTCGGCGCGAGCGCCAACCCCACGCGCCCGAGTTATTTCGTCTTCCGCTACCTGCGAACGCACGGCTTCGACGTACGGCCCGTGAACCCGGCATACAAGGAGGTCGACGGCCTCAAAAGCTATGCGTCGCTGGCCCAATACGCGGAAGAAAACGGACCACCCGACATCGTGGACGTGTTCCGCAAGCCCGAGCACACGCCGCAAGTCGCGCGCGACGCGGTCAGCGTCGGCGCCAAAGCGATATGGTTTCAATATGGCGTCATCAACCAGGAGGCCATCAGGATCGCGGACGACGCCGGACTCGACGTGGTCGTCGATCGCTGCATGAAGGTCGAGCACGCACGCTTCGCCGGAGGGTTGAGCGTCGCGGGCATGAACTCTGGGGTCTTAAGTTCCAAGCGGAGTCCCATCGTACCTTAG
- a CDS encoding peptide ABC transporter substrate-binding protein, with protein sequence MKRPIASLVVACLTVASLAACTKVSTETGGAGGNSWTIHGVLRWANNAEPDNLNPVIGNQQVEVDLSMFWAGYLLNWTDDGKFIGELATEEPTLKNGGISADGLSFTYHLRKGVLWQDGKPFTADDVIFTYQAIMNKDNNVSSRVGYDLITGIDKKDDHTIVVHIKQKWAPFVASFFTMSGTPFPILPKHLLGQLPNINHADYNNKPIGTGPFQIVSYEKGSLIKFVANPHYWRGAPKLKEIDYHIIPDENTLLTQMKTHEIDFQYNASAAHYPELQQIQGVQLYKTPFTQYGQLGFNTKVPALSDKRVRQALAYATDTQELIHDVSHDLYVKGDSDQPAFLWAHNAHVKQYPYDVAMAGKLLDQAGWTMGSDGYRSKNGKRLTISITGSTGRKDAEKIELLVQNQWKKVGVDLTVKNYIPPQLFASYGAGGILQRDKFEVGNYSWVNGVDPDNSTLWMCDQFPPNGQNTYQICDPELDAQEKIALTEYDPVKRKAAYDKIQDILADQEPMIVIWYVSRLDAANSDFKGYKPAHAVTTFWNPWEYSI encoded by the coding sequence ATGAAACGTCCGATCGCATCGCTCGTGGTAGCATGTCTTACCGTCGCCTCACTGGCTGCGTGCACGAAGGTCAGCACCGAAACCGGCGGCGCCGGCGGCAACTCGTGGACCATCCACGGCGTTCTGCGCTGGGCCAACAACGCCGAGCCGGACAATCTGAACCCGGTGATCGGCAACCAGCAGGTTGAAGTGGACCTCTCGATGTTCTGGGCGGGGTATCTGCTGAACTGGACCGATGACGGCAAGTTCATCGGCGAACTCGCCACCGAAGAGCCGACGTTGAAAAACGGCGGCATTAGCGCGGATGGACTGTCCTTCACGTACCATCTGCGCAAAGGCGTCTTGTGGCAAGATGGCAAGCCCTTCACCGCGGATGACGTGATCTTCACCTATCAAGCCATCATGAACAAGGACAACAACGTAAGCAGCCGCGTCGGCTACGACCTCATCACCGGCATCGACAAGAAAGACGACCACACGATCGTCGTGCACATCAAGCAGAAGTGGGCGCCGTTCGTCGCGTCGTTCTTCACTATGTCCGGCACGCCGTTTCCGATCCTTCCGAAACACCTGCTCGGTCAACTGCCGAACATCAACCATGCCGACTACAACAACAAGCCGATCGGCACCGGTCCGTTCCAAATCGTGAGTTACGAGAAGGGCAGTCTCATCAAGTTCGTCGCCAACCCGCATTACTGGCGGGGCGCGCCCAAGCTCAAGGAAATCGATTACCATATCATTCCGGATGAGAACACGCTGCTGACGCAAATGAAGACGCACGAGATCGACTTCCAATACAACGCGTCCGCCGCGCACTATCCCGAACTCCAGCAGATCCAGGGCGTGCAACTGTACAAGACCCCGTTTACGCAATATGGTCAGCTCGGGTTCAACACGAAAGTACCGGCCTTGTCGGACAAGCGCGTGCGCCAAGCGCTGGCCTATGCGACCGACACGCAAGAGCTGATCCACGACGTATCGCACGATCTCTACGTGAAGGGGGATAGCGATCAGCCCGCGTTCTTATGGGCCCACAACGCTCACGTGAAGCAGTACCCGTACGACGTCGCTATGGCCGGCAAACTGCTGGATCAGGCAGGCTGGACCATGGGCTCGGACGGCTATCGCTCCAAAAACGGCAAGAGGCTCACGATCTCGATCACGGGCTCGACCGGGCGCAAAGACGCCGAGAAAATCGAATTGCTCGTCCAGAACCAATGGAAGAAAGTCGGCGTGGACCTCACGGTCAAGAACTACATCCCGCCGCAGCTGTTCGCGAGTTACGGCGCGGGCGGCATCTTGCAGCGGGATAAGTTCGAGGTCGGCAATTACTCGTGGGTCAACGGCGTCGATCCCGACAACTCGACCCTGTGGATGTGCGACCAGTTCCCGCCGAACGGTCAGAACACGTATCAGATCTGCGATCCGGAGTTGGATGCGCAAGAGAAGATCGCGCTCACCGAGTATGACCCGGTGAAGCGCAAGGCCGCATACGACAAGATCCAGGACATCCTAGCCGACCAAGAACCGATGATCGTGATCTGGTACGTGAGCCGCCTGGACGCGGCGAACTCCGATTTCAAAGGCTACAAGCCGGCGCACGCGGTGACGACCTTCTGGAACCCATG